In the genome of Tissierella sp., the window TTTATTTCATCTACTTCTCTATTCTTATATAGATTCAAGGCTAGATTACCAATTTTTCTAGCATCAGAAAAATTTGGTTCTTCAGTGATGCCAGTGAATTCACCAACTACATCATAATCTCTTCTTTTAAAGTATTCACGAGCTTTAGTTCCTACTGTGATAATCTTAGTCTTGATGTTCTTTTCTCTAATATTTTTTTCTGCCAATCTAATGATACCAGCATTATAACCTCCAGCAAGTCCACGATCTGCAGCTACTACAATATATAAAGAAGATTTCACCTCTCTATTATCCAACAGAGGATGTTTCATATTACCTGTAGTAGCTAATATATCCTGAATATTATCAAGAACAGTATTATAATATGGTCTAGATCTTTCTATCCTATCACGGGCACGCTTTAGCTTCGCAGAAGAAACTAACTCCATAGCCTTAGTAATCTGCTTTGTATTACTAATTCCTCTTATTCGTCTTTTAATATCTCTTGTTGTTCCAGCCAAAATTTACACCACCTTTAGGCAATTGTCAATTGACAATTATTGAAAATTCTTCTTAAATTCAG includes:
- the atpG gene encoding ATP synthase F1 subunit gamma; the protein is MAGTTRDIKRRIRGISNTKQITKAMELVSSAKLKRARDRIERSRPYYNTVLDNIQDILATTGNMKHPLLDNREVKSSLYIVVAADRGLAGGYNAGIIRLAEKNIREKNIKTKIITVGTKAREYFKRRDYDVVGEFTGITEEPNFSDARKIGNLALNLYKNREVDEINIVYTRFLGTISQQPAIMRLLPSDEVHKGEKKVKTITEFEPSTEEVLSYLIPKYIQSSIFGALIESSCSEQAARRVAMESATDNAEEMIDELQISYNRARQAAITMEISEIVSGAEALK